A single genomic interval of Anopheles marshallii chromosome 2, idAnoMarsDA_429_01, whole genome shotgun sequence harbors:
- the LOC128706739 gene encoding general transcription factor IIH subunit 1 — protein sequence MTTTREDVLLQMGEVRFKKGDGTLYVMNERIAWIAEHRDTVAVSHRFQDIKMQKISPEGKPKVQLQVVLHDGNSSTFHFVNRLGPQAQMADRDKVKELLQQLLPNFRRKIDKELEEKNRILTENPSLLQLYKDLVITQVLTSEEFWARHAKDYMNKEQTVKQDIGVSGAFLADIKPQTDGCNGLRYNLTADIIECIFKTYPAVKRKHTEHVPGKMTEAEFWTKFFQSHYFHRDRIVAGGTKDIFTECGKIDDQQLRQSVQENLGDPLLDIRAFEDNTLEDGFCSSATAKQQTVNSGNIVHQSMIKRFNQHSFSVLKTCTDVKTLNCGIGSILSATPVVTDSATNGMAVTANGKDKTNSNCQPTDGSNNNNNTVNGYSKKEKRSHDQHHLANGTTAEHKSNGTSTGANGVFVEPTIKKARIQAKITYDDLEGEEDERTRVKQLNLTKIERYLHGPVPAAGGTGSGHDSLLSTHQRGEGSGGLHDFETTHAMILEAANGTWSNRTPHKLLVSPAAAVSALGDLSPGGALMRGFQEQSLAQLVPPDIEKEVRNLYLSLLELLKEFWKCFPPTTPQLESEATRMHDILQRFAMVKLKPFEDRAMRELLPLGSSLTQHLNQLLQSANRKYAIWQDRHRRTHR from the exons ATGACTACCACACGGGAGGACGTACTGCTCCAGATGGGAGAAGTGCGGTTTAAGAAGGGTGACGGGACGCTTTACGTGATGAACGAACGAATCGCCTGGATTGCTGAGCATCGCGACACGGTTGCTGTATCACACCGTTTTCAGGATATAAAAA TGCAAAAAATTTCACCCGAAGGAAAGCCGAAGGTACAGCTGCAGGTCGTACTGCACGATGGCAACAGCTCGACGTTTCACTTCGTCAACCGGCTCGGTCCCCAGGCACAGATGGCCGACCGGGACAAGGTGAAGGAGCTGCTACAACAACTGCTGCCAAACTTTCGGCGCAAAATCGACAAGGAGCTGGAGGAAAAGAACCGTATCCTGACGGAAAACCCATCGCTCTTGCAGCTGTACAAAGATCTGGTCATAACGCAGGTGTTGACGAGCGAAGAGTTCTGGGCACGGCACGCTAAGGACTACATGAACAAGGAGCAAACGGTAAAGCAAGACATTGGCGTGTCCGGTGCGTTCCTGGCGGACATTAAGCCCCAAACGGATGGGTGTAACGGGTTGCGCTACAATTTAACGGCGGACATTATCGAATGCATCTTTAAAACGTATCCGGCCGTGAAGCGGAAACACACCGAGCACGTGCCGGGAAAGATGACGGAGGCGgagttttggacaaaatttTTCCAGTCACACTACTTCCACCGGGACCGCATCGTGGCGGGCGGCACCAAAGACATTTTCACCGAGTGCGGTAAGATCGATGATCAGCAGCTGCGCCAGTCGGTGCAGGAGAATCTCGGCGATCCGTTGCTGGATATACGGGCGTTCGAAGACAATACGCTTGAGGATGGATTTTGCAGTTCGGCCACTGCCAAGCAGCAGACAGTGAACAGCGGCAACATCGTACATCAGAGTATGATCAAGCGCTTTAACCAACATTCGTTTTCCGTGCTGAAAACGTGCACGGATGTGAAAACGCTGAACTGTGGCATCGGTTCCATACTGTCTGCAACGCCGGTTGTTACGGATTCAGCCACCAACGGTATGGCAGTTACTGCAAACGGGAAGGACAAAACGAACAGCAACTGTCAGCCGACAGatggcagcaacaacaacaacaacacggtGAACGGATACagcaagaaagagaaaaggtCGCACGATCAGCACCACCTTGCCAATGGGACCACCGCGGAACACAAGAGTAATGGGACCAGCACGGGTGCGAACGGGGTGTTTGTTGAGCCAACGATTAAGAAGGCTCGGATACAGGCGAAAATTACGTACGATGATCTGGAAGGTGAAGAGGATGAGCGGACCCGCGTAAAGCAGTTGAATTTGACCAAAATAGAACGTTACCTACATGGGCCTGTGCCGGCCGCAGGTGGTACTGGTAGTGGTCACGATTCATTACTGTCCACGCACCAGCGTGGTGAAGGATCGGGAGGTTTGCATGATTTCGAAACGACCCATGCAATGATCCTAGAGGCCGCCAATGGAACGTGGAGCAATCGGACACCTCATAAGCTGTTGGTCAGTCCGGCCGCTGCGGTCAGTGCACTGGGTGATCTCAGTCCGGGTGGTGCGCTCATGAGAGGATTCCAAGAACAAAGCCTTGCCC AACTAGTGCCTCCGGATATCGAGAAGGAAGTGCGAAACCTTTACCTATCGTTGCTGGAATTGCTAAAGGAGTTTTGGAAATGTTTCCCACCAACTACGCCTCAGCTAGAGTCGGAAGCAACGCGCATGCACGACATATTGCAACGCTTCGCGATGGTCAAATTGAAGCCCTTTGAG GATCGTGCCATGAGAGAACTGTTGCCATTGGGATCCTCGCTAACGCAGCATTTGAATCAACTGCTCCAGTCGGCCAACCGGAAGTATGCGATTTGGCAGGATCGGCATCGTCGTACGCACAGGTAG